In Melospiza georgiana isolate bMelGeo1 chromosome 8, bMelGeo1.pri, whole genome shotgun sequence, one genomic interval encodes:
- the ITPRIP gene encoding inositol 1,4,5-trisphosphate receptor-interacting protein gives MPVGLFRVCLLVITAIVNHPLFFPKENGTVPENTEEIIQKMKEREESLRLEQLRLEQEIAHQEATQKALEEAAVVVEESKEGRVRWDMWTALSMVIFLLIELWRQDFQEGNWQDIGGEEDDMAVLGKAFKGVALPDKAVLASFYEKRILGTTGDMARMREMVEGFADDLLEALRSVCNRDADMEVEDCMGVGSMYENWRVRKPFVCDLIVPFAPPEPYCFRCQTWCSGDSFPPDEQGYGTIKVCRADEDVTGCICDKTKLGEDMLCLLHSQVSSTKPSSEMEDLLCFKNTQYLDADQVMKWFQIAVTKAWNRISHKYEFDLSFSLLDSPGALKIKFKSGKSIAFNLTPVVQYENSDVYFISHFPRSSLAADVPSSTHWFLTFAVYERRFIQLVSKTLPANACHVSCLQILSFLHGKQCSLTGPSGLTNYHLKTVLLHLLQARPSQDWAPEKLEARLQDMLKFLEKCLHEKKLYHFFIGNGKVPAELGFPIIFQRAEPLNLFRPFVLRRDIYRKMVDTFHEMLRNMSALINEYTVHIPLAHTNGIRKEPL, from the coding sequence ATGCCCGTGGGACTCTTCCGGGTGTGCCTACTGGTGATCACAGCCATTGTCAACCACCCGCTCTTCTTCCCTAAGGAGAATGGCACGGTCCCTGAGAACACAGAGGAAATCATCCAGAAGATGAAGGAGCGGGAGGAGAGCCTGCGGCTGGAGCAGCTGCGCTTGGAGCAGGAAATCGCACACCAGGAAGCCACACAGAAGgctctggaggaggctgcagtggTAGTGGAGGAAAGCAAAGAGGGAAGGGTCCGATGGGATATGTGGACTGCCCTCTCCATGGTCATCTTCCTGCTGATCGAGCTCTGGAGGCAGGATTTCCAGGAAGGGAATTGGCAGGACATAGGAGGAGAAGAGGATgacatggcagtgctggggaaggcaTTTAAAGGAGTGGCCTTGCCCGACAAGGCTGTCCTGGCCAGCTTCTATGAGAAGCGTATCCTGGGTACCACTGGAGACATGGCCAGGATGCGGGAGATGGTGGAAGGCTTTGCAGATGACCTGCTGGAGGCCTTGAGGAGCGTCTGTAACCGGGATGCTGACATGGAAGTGGAGGATTGCATGGGTGTGGGGAGCATGTATGAGAACTGGAGAGTGCGCAAACCCTTCGTCTGTGATCTGATAGTGCCTTTTGCTCCCCCGGAGCCTTACTGCTTTCGCTGCCAGACCTGGTGCTCTGGTGATTCTTTTCCCCCAGATGAACAAGGTTATGGCACTATcaaggtgtgcagggcagatgAGGATGTGACGGGCTGCATCTGTGACAAGACAAAACTAGGGGAAGATATGCTGTGCCTCCTCCATAGCCAGGTCAGTAGTACCAAGCCCAGCAGTGAGATGGAAGACCTCCTGTGCTTCAAAAACACTCAATATCTGGATGCTGACCAAGTCATGAAGTGGTTCCAGATTGCTGTCACCAAGGCCTGGAACAGAATCTCCCACAAATATGAATTTgacctttccttcagcctcctgGACTCGCCAGGAGCCCTGAAGATAAAATTTAAATCGGGGAAATCGATTGCCTTCAACCTCACCCCTGTGGTGCAGTATGAGAACTCTGATGTTTACTTCATCTCCCACTTCCCTcggagcagcctggcagcagatGTTCCCTCCAGCACCCACTGGTTTCTCACCTTTGCAGTGTATGAGAGGAGGTTCATCCAGCTGGTCTCCAAAACACTGCCTGCCAATGCCTGCCACGTCAGCTGCCTTCAgatcctctccttcctccatgGGAAGCAGTGCAGCCTCACAGGTCCCAGTGGGCTCACCAACTACCACCTGAAAACAGTGCTGCTGCATCTCCTGCAGGCACGTCCCAGCCAGGACTGGGCCCCAGAAAAGCTGGAGGCCCGCCTACAGGACATGCTGAAATTCCTAGAGAAATGTTTGCATGAAAAGAAGCTTTATCACTTCTTTATTGGCAATGGGAAGGtaccagcagagctgggtttcCCCATCATATTTCAGAGGGCTGAGCCTCTCAACCTTTTCCGTCCCTTTGTGCTGCGCAGGGACATTTACAGGAAGATGGTGGACACGTTCCACGAGATGCTCAGGAACATGTCTGCACTGATAAATGAGTACACAGTGCACATTCCCCTTGCACACACCAATGGGATCCGTAAGGAACCCCTTTAA